Proteins encoded in a region of the Manduca sexta isolate Smith_Timp_Sample1 chromosome 9, JHU_Msex_v1.0, whole genome shotgun sequence genome:
- the LOC115441374 gene encoding exocyst complex component 8 — MSEVNMEKFAVPDFVPERYVKELAKSCVGGEELQQQKEKIQSLADETASALKKNVYENYMQFIETATEISHLEAEMYKLSHLLSEQRSVLTTLSHASILGNENALSRESLENHDMEAERVEEQRKNKLNIIMEKVDSCINLLDVPDRNLLHEGDLLEIDAEENTALQRMHVYLFNDSVMLTSWISNRRGPMRYKFQASYPISTLAVVNVRDLGTVKQAFKVLAFPDTRVFQCNSFAIKKDWLDKFEVAKKMYIEKENSKQKKKESQEKPKPEMLESPSLSVEEMPSPQVPPLPEWLADVTEELDVLIVERHFQKTYELMVTAQKTFNTDEYKTHPQKPDILKKIEQKQKVLMEILLKELDVTHNWSPRGGLQSTRQPILILNKFNMTSQACELFLAICSHTVKVHVKGVQLEGSINTYVKQVGEVFFCSLSDALTEFIALFPKNKISAFVVWASMQLRMLMSQIIKQVFTPQCALDSVLDCVQSLRDQCTLFCEFGLDLRFQLNSCLRTPIIKALREYKEKIVDSMKTKVSEDKWTPVNMHTKAGVNKFLTQMESLGLILAKYIINETWVDLSSSTIWFAQSVITIQKVGLDLVTKDMMDVLDECIHAIFNSRLMLSLGNDSSYAQKNFKFILDTVMPLMLRCYKESVGYDNEKLVALAKKFGVSVAPPKKSNITKYTSNEYL, encoded by the coding sequence ATGTCGGAGGTTAATATGGAGAAGTTCGCCGTGCCAGATTTTGTTCCCGAGCGTTACGTAAAGGAGCTCGCCAAGTCCTGCGTCGGAGGGGAGGAGCTCCAACAGCAGAAGGAGAAGATCCAAAGTCTGGCTGACGAGACCGCAAGTGCcctcaaaaaaaatgtttacgagAACTACATGCAGTTCATCGAGACGGCGACGGAGATATCCCACCTAGAAGCCGAAATGTACAAGCTGTCTCATTTACTCAGCGAGCAGCGCTCCGTACTCACTACCTTGTCCCACGCGTCAATTCTAGGTAACGAAAATGCTTTATCTCGCGAATCGCTCGAAAACCACGACATGGAAGCGGAGAGAGTCGAGGAACAACGAAAAAACAAACTCAACATAATCATGGAAAAAGTTGACTCCTGTATAAATTTGTTAGACGTCCCAGATAGAAATCTACTTCACGAAGGAGACTTATTAGAAATAGATGCGGAAGAGAACACTGCCTTGCAGAGGatgcatgtttatttatttaatgacagTGTCATGTTAACCTCATGGATATCGAACCGACGAGGTCCAATGAGATATAAGTTTCAGGCCAGTTATCCAATAAGTACTCTTGCTGTTGTTAATGTGAGAGATTTGGGCACTGTAAAGCAGGCCTTCAAAGTTTTAGCATTCCCTGATACCAGAGTGTTCCAATGTAACAGCTTTGCTATAAAAAAAGACTGGCTTGATAAGTTTGAAGtagcaaaaaaaatgtatattgagAAGGAAAATTCGAAACAGAAAAAAAAGGAAAGTCAAGAGAAGCCTAAGCCTGAAATGTTAGAATCGCCTAGTTTATCTGTTGAAGAGATGCCTTCCCCACAAGTCCCTCCACTGCCGGAGTGGTTGGCTGATGTCACTGAAGAGCTGGATGTACTCATTGTTGAGAGACATTTTCAGAAAACATATGAACTCATGGTGACTGCACAGAAAACATTTAATACGGACGAATATAAAACACACCCACAGAAACcagatattttaaagaaaattgaaCAAAAACAGAAAGTGTTGATGGAAATATTGTTAAAGGAATTAGATGTAACACATAATTGGAGTCCTAGAGGTGGGTTGCAGTCAACTCGACAACCCATCCTTATACTTAATAAGTTCAACATGACGAGTCAAGCATGTGAACTGTTCTTAGCTATATGTAGTCATACTGTTAAAGTACATGTAAAAGGGGTCCAATTAGAGGGCTCCATCAATACTTACGTTAAGCAAGTGGGAGAAGTGTTCTTTTGTTCACTGAGTGATGCCTTAACAGAGTTCATTGCACTGTTTCCTAAGAATAAAATAAGCGCTTTTGTAGTTTGGGCTAGCATGCAACTTAGAATGTTAATGAGTCAAATTATTAAACAAGTGTTCACACCACAATGTGCATTAGACTCTGTGTTAGACTGTGTACAAAGTTTAAGAGATCAGTGCACACTGTTCTGTGAATTTGGATTAGATTTGAGATTTCAATTAAATAGCTGTTTGAGAACACCAATAATAAAAGCGTTAAGAgagtataaagaaaaaattgttgATTCAATGAAAACTAAAGTGTCAGAAGATAAATGGACTCCTGTGAATATGCATACTAAAGCTGGAGTGAATAAATTTTTAACACAAATGGAATCCTTGGGCCTTATATTAgctaagtacataataaatgaaacatggGTGGACTTGTCCAGTAGTACAATATGGTTTGCACAGTCGGTGATAACCATACAAAAAGTAGGTCTCGACCTTGTCACTAAAGACATGATGGACGTATTGGATGAGTGCATTCATGCTATATTTAACTCACGTCTGATGCTCTCTTTGGGTAATGACTCCAGTTATGCtcagaaaaattttaaatttattttagatacagTGATGCCTCTGATGCTCAGATGTTACAAGGAAAGCGTTGGTTATGATAACGAAAAACTGGTGGCTCTGGCCAAGAAGTTTGGCGTTAGTGTTGCACCACCAAAGAAGTCCAACATCACAAAGTATACAAGTAACGAATACTTATGA